Proteins from a genomic interval of Rhodothermus marinus:
- a CDS encoding 4-hydroxy-3-methylbut-2-enyl diphosphate reductase, which produces MPRQFDIPVFYRSPIISRVKEARRRQDPRKKDFSPTVLDFGPVRFKLARHFGFCYGVEQAVEIAYRALEENPGRRIFLLSEMIHNPHVNRDLEQRGVRFLRTTRGEQLIPFDVLRPDDIVIIPAFGTTPEIEAELAARGVDVRRYDTTCPFVEKVWKRSSQLGQRGYTIVIHGKRYHEETRATFARAAREAPVVVVRDLEEAADLARVIRGEADAAFFYERFHDRYSEGFDPERDLVRIGVVNQTTMLATETQAIAELLRQAMIDRYGPENLHEHFADTSDTLCYATHENQQATRALIDSGGDLALVVGGYNSSNTSHLVELCAERMPTYFVKGPEELLSPTRIRHYDLALGAVRETESWLPAHRPVEIVLTAGASCPDALLEAVLQRVLRWFEPVRPVEEVLAPYLEAVA; this is translated from the coding sequence ATGCCCCGGCAGTTTGACATCCCGGTTTTTTATCGCAGTCCGATCATCTCGCGCGTCAAGGAGGCCCGCCGCCGCCAGGATCCGCGCAAGAAGGATTTTTCGCCGACGGTGCTGGACTTCGGCCCGGTACGCTTCAAGCTGGCGCGGCATTTCGGGTTCTGCTACGGGGTGGAACAGGCCGTCGAGATCGCCTACCGGGCGCTGGAGGAAAATCCGGGCCGTCGGATTTTTCTGCTCTCGGAAATGATCCACAATCCGCATGTCAACCGCGATCTGGAGCAGCGGGGCGTGCGCTTTCTGCGAACCACGCGCGGCGAGCAGCTCATCCCGTTCGACGTGCTCCGGCCCGACGACATCGTGATCATTCCCGCCTTCGGCACGACGCCCGAGATCGAAGCTGAGCTGGCCGCCCGGGGTGTGGACGTGCGCCGCTACGACACGACCTGTCCGTTCGTCGAGAAGGTCTGGAAACGCAGCAGTCAGCTCGGTCAGCGCGGCTACACGATCGTCATCCACGGCAAACGCTACCACGAGGAGACGCGGGCGACGTTCGCGCGGGCGGCCCGCGAGGCGCCCGTCGTCGTCGTGCGCGACCTGGAAGAGGCGGCCGATCTGGCCCGCGTCATCCGCGGCGAGGCCGACGCTGCGTTCTTCTACGAGCGGTTCCATGACCGCTACTCGGAAGGCTTCGACCCGGAGCGCGACCTGGTGCGCATCGGCGTGGTGAATCAGACCACCATGCTGGCCACCGAGACGCAGGCGATCGCCGAGCTGCTGCGCCAGGCCATGATCGATCGCTACGGACCGGAAAACCTGCATGAACACTTCGCCGACACGAGCGACACGCTCTGCTACGCCACGCACGAAAACCAGCAGGCCACGCGGGCGCTGATCGACTCGGGCGGCGACCTGGCGCTGGTGGTGGGCGGCTACAACTCGTCGAACACGAGCCATCTGGTGGAGCTGTGCGCCGAGCGCATGCCCACCTACTTCGTGAAGGGACCGGAAGAGCTGCTTTCGCCCACGCGCATCCGGCATTACGATCTGGCGCTCGGCGCCGTTCGGGAAACCGAAAGCTGGCTGCCCGCGCACCGGCCCGTCGAGATCGTGCTGACGGCAGGGGCTTCGTGCCCGGACGCATTGCTGGAAGCCGTATTGCAGCGCGTGCTGCGCTGGTTCGAACCGGTGCGACCCGTCGAGGAGGTGCTGGCTCCCTACCTGGAAGCCGTCGCCTGA